The genomic DNA CGTTGTGGGAAGCCCGCTGCTCATGGACGTATTCAAGGCGATGGGCGCCAATCCGGTCAACATCAACTGGAATGAGACCGTCACCTCGCTGCAGCAGAACGTCGTCGACGGCCATGAAAATCCATATTCGTACATCATTTCCTACAAAGTGTATGAGTTCCAGAAGTACGTCACCGAATGGAGTTACTGGATAGACCCGCTCGTCTACGTGGCAAATAAAAAAGTCTGGAACTCCTTCCCCGCCGATATTCAGAAGATAATCGCCGAATGCGCCGTCGAGGCGGGAATGTACAATAAATGCCTCAGCAGGCTGAACCTTGACGACGGCACCTCCGAGCGCTGGCTCAAGGCCAAGGGGCTGATGCCCGCCGACAATAAGACGAGAGCCGTCGACCCCAGAGCCTATCTCAAAGACCACGGGACCGCGGTGAACGTGCTCACCCCCGATCAGATCAAACAGTTCAGGAATAAGACGGAGAGCGTTTACGGCAAGTGGACGAAGATCATCGGCGCGGATCTTATCGACCTCGTTAAAAAGGATATGGCCTCTGTCCGTTAACGGCCGTTTCTGCTTAAAATCCTGGCGGCGCGGACAGTCGGGCGCCGCCGGGATTTATGGGAGGATTTGCAATGAAAAAGATACTAGATAACTTGGAAGAGATACTCGGCGCGTTCTTTCTCGCGCTTATGGTCTCGATAAGTTTTTTCAACGTGATAACCAGGTACTTCTTTCACTTCTCCATGGCCTTTACCGAAGAGCTGACGCTCTACATGTTTGTCTGGGCGACGATGCTGGGCGTATCGCTGGCTTTCAAGCATGGGGCGAACATGGATGTGTCCCTGCTGTATGACCGCTTTCCCAAGTCCGTCAGAAAGTATATCTATATTTTTCTGATGCTCATGAGCATAATCTTTTTCCTCACCCTGATGTACTGGGGTTATGTGGAGGTCTGCGACGAGATGCAGATGGGGGTAATAACCGAGGCGATGGGGCTGCCTGTCTGCTATTTCACCGTCTCGATGCCGATACTTTCCATTCTCACCGTCGTGCGCATCTCCGTCCACCTGGTTTCTGACGTCAGAGACGGAAATTATTAGAGAGGAGTTTCTTCATGGATGTTTTATATGATCCGGCCCTATGGACGGTCCTGATCTTTCTGTTCCTGCTGCTGATCAAAGTTCCCATCGCGATATCGATCGGAATCGCTTCGCTGGCGGTGGCGTGGCAGTGTGATCTCGGCCTGCCGATGACGAGCTATAACTTCTTCGCTAATATCGCCAAATTCCCGCTTCTGGCAATTCCCTATTTCATTCTCGCGGGCAACATCATGAGCCGGGCCGGGATCGCGACGAGGATTATAAACCTCATACGGATATCCTTCGGCAAGCTCACCGGCGGGCTGGCGATAGCGACCGTCATCGTCGCCGCCTTCTGGGGCGCCGTAAGCGGCTCGCCCGCCGCGACGGTGGCCGCGCTCGGCGTCATCCTCATTCCCGGAATGGTCGACGCCGGATACAGCAGGCCCTTTGCGACGGCGGTAGTCTCCGTCTCCTCCGGCCTCTCCTCGGTAATACCGCCGAGCATCGCCTTCATCATGTACAGCGTGATCACGGGCGTCTCTATCGGCGCCATCTTCGCCGCGGGCTTCATCCCCGGCTTCATCATCGCCCTCTGCATGATCGTGTCCGTCTACCTCTCTTCCCGCAGGCACGGTTACCGCGGGGACAACATCGAAAGAAAACCGGGCGACCTCAGGGCGGCCTTCAAAGAGGCCGTATTCGCCCTCCTTATCCCCGTGATAATCCTCGGCGGGATATACGGTGGGATCTTTACCCCGACGGAGGCGGCGGCCGTCGCCTGCTTCTATGGACTTTTTGTCGGGGTGTTCGTATACCGCTCCCTTTCAATAAAGGTGATCTATGAGGTGCTGGTGGATACCCTCATCGGCTCCGCGATAGTGATGTTCATCAGCGCCTGCGCGGGCCTCTATTCATGGGTCAGCGCCAGCGTCGGGCTGGTGGAAAAGACCTCGGCGCTGCTTATCGGCATCTCTGGCAACGAATATGTGACGCTGCTGATGATATACATAATACTCTTCATCGGCGGCATGCTGCTGGACGCCGTC from Cloacibacillus sp. includes the following:
- a CDS encoding TRAP transporter small permease, which gives rise to MKKILDNLEEILGAFFLALMVSISFFNVITRYFFHFSMAFTEELTLYMFVWATMLGVSLAFKHGANMDVSLLYDRFPKSVRKYIYIFLMLMSIIFFLTLMYWGYVEVCDEMQMGVITEAMGLPVCYFTVSMPILSILTVVRISVHLVSDVRDGNY
- a CDS encoding DctP family TRAP transporter solute-binding subunit, yielding MFKKISLASTVVMLLLFAASASFAAGQFKPEYKMSTNVSEITPPGKAVAYFAEQVKKRTDGKVNIKIYWNGQLFAGKASNEFMLMKNGVGDFSISTFMNWAPQFPAGNLFLLPWFVSSEPNKYKALDAIENGKTGAELKQRLSKMGVEVIGWGEQGARELTNNVRPVKTPDDLKNMKIRVVGSPLLMDVFKAMGANPVNINWNETVTSLQQNVVDGHENPYSYIISYKVYEFQKYVTEWSYWIDPLVYVANKKVWNSFPADIQKIIAECAVEAGMYNKCLSRLNLDDGTSERWLKAKGLMPADNKTRAVDPRAYLKDHGTAVNVLTPDQIKQFRNKTESVYGKWTKIIGADLIDLVKKDMASVR
- a CDS encoding TRAP transporter large permease, with product MDVLYDPALWTVLIFLFLLLIKVPIAISIGIASLAVAWQCDLGLPMTSYNFFANIAKFPLLAIPYFILAGNIMSRAGIATRIINLIRISFGKLTGGLAIATVIVAAFWGAVSGSPAATVAALGVILIPGMVDAGYSRPFATAVVSVSSGLSSVIPPSIAFIMYSVITGVSIGAIFAAGFIPGFIIALCMIVSVYLSSRRHGYRGDNIERKPGDLRAAFKEAVFALLIPVIILGGIYGGIFTPTEAAAVACFYGLFVGVFVYRSLSIKVIYEVLVDTLIGSAIVMFISACAGLYSWVSASVGLVEKTSALLIGISGNEYVTLLMIYIILFIGGMLLDAVSLMYVFMPLIMPVMANFGWDPVWFGVMLAIMVAIGCVTPPVAVSLFVGCRISGLTIEELTPPVLPLLFSMLCGMAVLSIFPQITMFLPKLMGFM